AGTTTGGGGCGAACAATACCATGCTTTATTATTCCAAAAGAGAGCTGCTCGCACGTAGTGTCTCGCGCACTGTTTCCCCTGCAAAAATACAGAGACATGTTTTGTTTCCCCTGTGCAAAAAATACAGAGACATGTTTTGTTGTTAAACTGTCGcgtgtctttctctcactctCTTGGGCTTGGATTCATCTCTGTCGTCGTCTCATCTCATGTGCTAGCAgcctagtactagtactagtagtttTGGCTTCCTTGTGCGCATAGGAGTAGTACCATGTCATCAATGGTGTCGATCGATGTTGATAACCATGTAAGCGACTGCACGCGATGTGACGTTAAGTTTTTTCTGTCCAAAACAAGCATAGATATATCCTCCTCGACTTCTAGGGACTAACCAGTGTTGATGGCTACTTTTTCAGCCTCACATAAACTTCTGCAtcgacttatatatatatatatatatatatatatatatatatatatatatatatatatatatatatatatatatatatacttacttACTTACTTCAATTAAATATATAGAAGGTATACAATTATATATTGCAATAAACGGGAGTGTGCATCAGCATATCAGCAAAGAGAGGTCCAAAGCCGCGATTCGCACAGGTGTGAGGTGCGCATGTCTAGGAATATAGTAGTGCCTGTGAATCCATCCTTAATCTTTGggacttctttctttcttttcgcTATAAGATATCCAGGCAGGGAATATAATGGTGGTCAACGACTTCCTTCCGAAGAAATTAATTaaccacaattacccaaataaaTGAGCATATATAAGCAAGAACACCAGAGTTAGTTAACACTTAACAGTAAGGTTGTTTAATTGGCCCAGTTTGGATCAAGGGGCTAAAGATTAGCCCTTCACTTTTAGCCCTTGGGGATCCAAATGACTAAATGGAGCATTAGCCCATTAATCCTAGCAAGGTAGGCTAAAGAGAGCTAAAAGTGCTAACATGAGATtttactctctttctctctcctctctctctcacctTTTAACCACCTTTTAGTCATGTATCCAAACAGGCCAAggggctaaactttagcctctTCATTTCAAGGGCTAATCTTTAGCCctgggctaaactttagcccaggggatccaaacagggccttagttatATAGAGATACACATGAAAAGATCATGGTGTTCTATTTATTAGAGTGTGTTTGGTTGTCTATACAGGCTCGGGCGTTCCATTGGAATCATGTACGACCATGTGTGAACAACATAAATATAGGATCTGTTTGATCCATTAACACCAACAATTAAAAGCTAAAGTTGTTCTCAAAAAGTAATTCAAAGCTAAAATTAGTACTATTGGATCCAAATAAACCTGCTAATAAATTTCCTAATTATTAGCTAGTGGGTTGCTAACTATTAGTTCCATTAGCTGGTTTGGAGTTGCTAATGAGTGATAATAGTTTATATCAACTCaccatccaaccacctattagcaTATGGATCAAGCAGTCTTTTACTAATAAAAATTAATAGCTATTacctattagctagctaatagctaATTTTTAGTACTAAAGTATCCAAACAAGACATACTTACACTTTTAAAAGCCTCATACCTAGATTGTGCATTCTTTCGAACCCACTAGACCACTAGTCAGTACAAAGATTCTCTGATCTTTGGGGGtggtagcagtagtagtagattAGGCGAGCATGTGGTACAACACTAGCTCCGATCTGTGCGTTACCTCGTCCGTTGGATATGAACTGAACGGCCGGCCTACATCAGCTGCAAAACACCGTGTTCGCCACGGTGTCCTCCACTGTTCTCCGCAGTGCCCTGTGTGCACCTACCAAATTAACAAGATCCCGGGCATGCCCTCTCATTTCTTTCCCACCCTCTCGCAGCACGGCGTTGACAGCGGGAAAAAGCATGAAAAGATGTTAAAAGAAATTTCTCTACAGTCATGTGATTGCTGCTCCTACCAGCATTGGGTTCATGCATGTCTGATGGATGTGTGCAGGGATGAAGAACGGAAAGGACGGCTATGAAGGCCTGATAGAGGCGGCACTGGCCATCTCCGCGCTGTTCAGGGTTGATCAGCAGTGGGAGACTGTGGCCAGCGCTCTTGAACGGGCCTTCCCCAGCTACATCCTCACAATGGCAAGCATACTTTTTATATATGCTCCCCGCAAAACTATTGCAAGCTAGATAAAAAAATACTTTCAAAATGGCAGGAGAAAAACACGAGGTTATAGACGGTTTAGAAAGTAGGGGGTTCTTTGAATATAAGGTGAATTTTGTTTGTATTTTACCTGACAGCACTTGCACCGGTGCGGATGCAGATAAAGGTGATGATGCCACCCTCGAGATTTTCTCGGGAGTACTTTGCCGCCTTCACCACGATATTCTTCCCTTGGCTCGTCGGACCATGTGAGgtataatacatatatgcatacaCATACTTCGCCTACTTGTTCAAACGCTCTTTCTCCTCCATGTGATATTTCTTTCAAGAAATGACAGTGTTATGGCCTGAACAGAGTATTGTTAAGGGTCAATGCTGAGCATACAGTGCATATAGTAGTGGAACATGCAGTCATGGATGGAACATGCTGCAATATGGTTTTTGCGTTCTTACATATATACGCAGCCCCAGCAGTGTCCATAAAGTTGTATGAGTAATCATTGTGTCACTGAACATTGCAAGGTCAGGGAATCCGAAGTTGATGGAAGGAAAGAGAAGAATGTGGTCTACATACCCAGATGCAGGTATTAATTCGTCATCCAGAAATTATTTTTGGTTGAATAAAAAAGTTAAATGCAGACTGGGTTAGTCATAGAAGTTAACAGGTACAAATATAACTGAAACAAAATAATTATAAATAGTCTGATGTGTCATCATATATTTATACTGGCCAAACGATTTCTGGGTCTAAGCACTTCGTAGCTAGTACAAATTCTTAAGATCCATCTAAACATGATTAGCTGTTGTGGGTTTGACATGTTACGAATCTGCACCGTAAATTAGCTTCAGCATAAACCTTTTGCAATACGTCAATCTTTACTCAAGTAAAACCACTTGGAAAAGGTATGGAAGAACTAAGGCTGAGATGCAACATGTACTGCACATGTCGTAATTGTGGCGATCTCGCAATCCTACTCATACTCCACAGACTAGCTAGAAAAATAGGGATACagttgaaaaaagaaaaaaaaagtacagGCTAGTGCAATATACAATTCTACCCATGCAGTGCAACTACCCCAAAAAGAATTCTAGAAAAACCAATAGTAAGGTGAGTATTCCTGACTTTTTCTTCATTATCTTACTCTGACAGATTTCTGGAAAGCACCAACTGTGTCGGAATGTGCACGAACCTTTGCAAAATCCCATGCCAGAAGTTCATCCAAGATTCACTTGGCACGGCTGTCTACATGTCTCCCAGTAAGTTCCACTTGGTCTTATCCATGGAGCAATTACCTGAGAGAACAACATATAATGAGTAAATTACTTCAAAGTTTTAGAATCCAAGAAAAATAATCTACTCCAGCCCCTGACTAAAGTTGGGAGGAAATTAGTGGACTGTCACTCAAGCCAACATCATCTCAATGTCAGAAATTGTGTCAAAACCTTAACTGTAACGTCCATGGTCACAAGCCTAATTATTCTATAGCTCAACATTACACTGATTGCCACCAAACGGAAGGGAACTTAGAATATGATCTTTCCACTTTAAATAGTGCTGGTGAGGTCCTTATATATATGGACATTTCATGTAAGATGTCTCTACTCTGTAGCCACACAACTCGTCATACTAGCTCTGAAACGGAATCTTACCTCTGAAAGCAACGCGCCAAGATTCTCACATGAAAAATACAGAAGTTAGCTTGATATGTTAAATCTCATGATCCTGCCACGTACACCATCTGAACTGAGACACTATGCCTTTTTTGGGCATGGGAATCACAAGGTGCCATTTGGTGGACAGAAAAGATTGAAGTGGGACCAACATGTTTGCAGGTTGTAGAGCAATTGCAATCAAGCTGTACAGAGAAAATGGGGTAGCTCCTACTTGTAACTCTTAGTGGAAAACTGCTAATAACAGAGACAAGTTGTGAAATGATAGTGTCTATTCCAACCATTCCACAATGTAGTGCTTATTGCCAAGTACAGTACAGGCACCTTGACTTAACATCGCagaaccaacatgtttcaatgaTCAGAGTATTAATCTCGCTTACCCCAAGCAATTATTTTGAACGTTGACTCATTCCTGGTGAATATTTCAACCAAACAAATCATTGTATCAAGGTCAAAAGATGTTGACATTTAATGACATCAGTCCACTAGTCCAGATAATTCGAGACCAATTTGTGTTGGAATTTGCTAGGCACTCTTTTTGTCCTGTCAAGTTGCTATCACCGATAAGTGGTAACAACCATGAATGTTAGCTTAATGGCACCGCTTATGGTCTGCAGGTTTATCTTCACTACTTTCTCCATTCTTATATATTGCAAAGCAGTGTTTTAAACCTTACTAAATTATCTCTATATCTGATTCATACAAAAAAAGAGGATACTAGCTTATGTTCTGTTCTAATAAGCCCTTTCTCAGGGGTAATGAAATATTATATTATGTACTTATGTCTACTATATTACCACTGTTCAGATTTTGAGGACATGAGCTGTGAGATGATCTTTGGACAGCAACCTCCTGAAGATGATCCAGCACTGAAGCAGCCCTGCTTCCGGACAAAATGTAAGCCTGCACTGAGATATCTGTACAGATTTAATCATATTTCCTCTTAAAGTTCTCATACCCTTTACTTAATCTATATGCAGGCATCGCAAAGCAGAACCGTCAAGTGAATTGCTCTATTTGATTTGAGAGGAAGAGGATATGTAAATTATTAGACTAATATCAGTAAAACGCCCAAAATTCCATGCCTTCATGTTTATTCCCTTAGTAAGCAGCATCAGCTTCATAGATTCTTTTTACTTGAAAACATAGCAGAAGGCAATTCTAGTATACATCAAATTGTTAGGAAACTGGTTGCTGATCAAGAGGATTGAAGAGGAAACACAAGATATGCCTTTGGAAAATCACAGCATTTTAGTGAATCCTTCATTAGTTATAAGAAAGATATATTGAAGAAGTGTAAAGATATATTGAGGTGTGAAGAATGGATTACCCGTACCAGAAAATTTCATATTAATGGAAGAAACTTGTTTGGAAAAAATAAGGTGGACCATGTTGTATATCGGTCAGGTTTAAACCAACTTTCATCTGCATTATGAATCAAGTTATTGTGCAGATTACCCAACAAAATTGAAAACTAAAAGCCTACAACTGACAGTCTTGTAACTCTCACATTTAGTATGAGTCCTTACAGATGGGGATAAAATTTTCTTTGGACCTGGTTCCAACAGCTGGGAACAAAACCTCAGATTTCCATGCGATGTCAGAATTTCACTTGATACTCCCCTCTAATAAATTGTGATGCTTTCTTCAGATCAGAGTTTCTTACAATGTTTTGTGCAGTCACACAGGACATCTGCTTGATAACGTGAAACACCAAAACAGGTAATACTTTCAGATGCAACAGTATGGACAGATCCATAGCTCTGAATATCTCCTGGTTTATTGTAAAAATTATATCTCACACAGCCTACATTGCCATGTCAACAATTTGATATGCTATATTAGAAAGGgaatttagcaaaaacttcacaaGTTGTGGATTATATCCCAGAACAGATGATTGTGGCCCTAGAAAAAAGAACAGGTGTTTCTACATCTTGATTTCAGACAGTGGTAAGTAAATCATGATGGACTTGACTAAATAACAGAGAAAAAGTATTGTAACTTTTATGTTATTACTGGAGAATAATACGTGGGATCTACCCATCTGAATATGCCACTTTCTACATCCTAGAGCACTTACGACATATACTCAAGAGCATCCAGTGGAAAAGCTTAACAGCATATTCCGGTTTGCTATTCCGAACAAGTCCACCAATCATCGAACTCCAAGTTACAGAATCCTTCACCTTCATCTGCCGGAACACCAACAGTGCCTCACCCAAACAACCCAGCTCTGCGTACATCTCCAGGAGAGCATTGGAAACGAAGAGGCTGTGCTGGAAACCAGACTTAATCACAGCGGCGTGCATCATACCACGGCCCTTCCAAGAACCGAACCCAGCATAACCAGAAACCAAGCTCACGAGCGTCGGCTCAGTCGGCCGCGCTCCATCCACAGACCTCATCATGCCAAACATCTCCACAGCCTCAGCCAGGCGCCCTGCACGCGCAAACCCGCCAATCACAGCGTTCCACGCCACGGCATCCCGGCACGGCATTCCGTCGAACACCCTGCGCGCGGCGCCCATGTCCCCGGCCTCGGCGTGCATCCTGATGAGCGCGGTGGCCACCAGGAGGTCGGACGCCGCGAGCCCGCACGCCGCGGCGGCCCAGGTCGAGGTCCGGGGCAAACGCGCAGGCCGTGGCGGCGAGGTGGTACGTGTGGCGGTCGGGCGCGCAGGAGCCTGACGCGAGCATGGCGCGGAGGAGCGCCGCGGCCTCGCGCGGGAGGCCCAGCGCGAGGTAGCCCCGGAGCATGGCGTTGTAGAGGAGTGGCTTGGGCGGCGTcgcggagggggaggaggaggaggaggaggacgcggcggtggcggcggcgtcgaAGACCCCGCGCGCGGCATCGGGGTCGCCGAGGCGGGCGTAGCGGGCGACGAGGAGGGACGCCAGGTAGCCGTTGGCGGCGAGGCCGGAGACGACGGCGAGCGCGTGGGGGCGGCGGGGGTCGGCGGCGTGCGGGGAGGAGGTGATGGCGGCGGCGAGGGATTCCTTGAGGGCCTGGTACCGGTAGGTCACGAAGGGCATTTAGCTCCCTGTTCCCCCTGCGTCGAAATCCGTATTTGAATTTAGGCGCGACAGGGCCTCCTCACGTCATTACACATGCTGTTAGACTATCTACAACAGCTCGTACCAAAACACAACACCTATTTCATGTTTTGGGTCACCTACAACAAGAAGGTCACGCACCCAAATCTTATCTTATCCAATAGCGAACCCAAAACTTGCGAAGCCGGAGCCGCACTCGGCCCGCCGAGGTCCctagcgccgccgctgccgaagCCTCCTCTGCCCCGTGCGACCGTCGGAGCTCGACACGGCGCGGAGTCGCCTGGCGCCCTCCACCGTGCTGGAGCCGTGGCCACGAGCCGCCGGCGCCATGccctctccttccctctcccCGTTGCTCTCTATCTCCTCTCCTCGCCGCACTAGGGcagagcgccgccgccgctgccggagcCCCACTTCGCCGGAGCCCACCGCCGCCCTGCACCCCGGctcactctccctctcttcccccctCCGCCTTGccttctctctctccttctctccctttctctctctctctctcccttttctctctTGGCCGCATGACCCTGCCTCGCCGCCGCGCGGGGCACGCCCAGCCCTGCTCAGGGTCCGGCCACGCGCCGGTGCACCTCAGCACGCCACCGCCCCGCCCGTCGTCTCCTCGCCGCTGCGCCCCGCGGCCGTGCCCTCTGCGCTAGAGATTTGGGTCGTGCGTCGGAAGGACACTTATTTGCCTTCCCTCTCTCCTCCCCCGCAAAATGGGTAGTCTGATTGCGTAGTCTGTTGGAGGGGGATTTTTTTACTGTGCACCATGCATTTTGGGTTTAGGTGGCCTTATGCATTATCCCCCGTCCTTGCTTGTTCGTTGGTTTTCGACGGTGTCTTTTTGCTTGTTCCAATCTAAACATTCTCGACACAATTTCATACACATGATTTTCAGGTCAATTTGACAGAATTGATCATTTGAAATGAAAGGTAAAGACGGAACCAGGTGTGCGTGGACGAGGAGAATCTACATGTATCCAAGCCCCCCGTTGGAACCGCTTTTATACTAAAAACGATTGTAATCTAATCAGGATTGTCTAATAATCTGCGATAAAAGAATCTACAATATAAATAATCTAGACGTTTGACAATCCTAATTAGGATAAAATCTAGAGGATAAAACTGACCTTAATAGCCCTCCGATCACTCATCAGATTGCCATCGGTTCCTCTTCTTTTGCGATTGCCATTCGTGTATGTTTatttattactccctccatcccaaattgtaagtcattccaagaattttggagagtcaaagcttttcaagtttgactaaaattataaaaaaaattacaaagatttatgacatcaaatagatatactataaaaatataattaacaaagaatctattagtacttagttggtatcataaatgttattatcttattatataaatttggtcaaacttgagatgctttgactctccaagattcttggaatgacttataatttgggatggagggagtatataataaTACTCCATTTGTCTCAGGTAAGTGTATTTCTAGAATTTTTGGAGATCAATGTTACTTGAAAATTATATATTTACCTTATCAAAAACTATTTCAGCTTTCTAATACTTTGAAAATAGAGAAGGTAAAAAAGAATTACTCTTAACTACGTGAACTGTACCTAGAAAAATCCTTATATATTTTGGAACAAGTTTTAAAATGTTTACAATCCACTTATTTGAGAAGGGCGAGTAATATATAATATAAGCAGGTGAATCATTATGCCCACTAGTCACGGCTTCATTGTTTGAGACTCCTAAGAGCGACCACACTGCGATGTGGCACCTTCTTCTAAGAGAGGCAGCCAATGTGCACTTGGCAGTTGCACGGCCTCGTCCACACACCACGTCTGTGCTAGGCCTCTCATGGCCAGCACACTCCTCATTAGCCAGTCATCTAGGAACACGCTACGATAATTCACATCCGGGCCTATGACCCTGTCGTCCGCCTTCGCGCTATCGAGGGTGCCCACCCCGTTGCATGGACATGGAAGATCGCCAGATCGGCAACGTAGGGCACGTTTGGTTTCGCAGCCAGGACAGTCCTTTTCTTGCCCAGTGAGGAATCAGACTGCATCTGCGGTTTGGCTGCCGGGTTAGTCTTTTTTTTGGAGTCTATGCTAGCTAGCT
This sequence is a window from Miscanthus floridulus cultivar M001 chromosome 10, ASM1932011v1, whole genome shotgun sequence. Protein-coding genes within it:
- the LOC136489255 gene encoding pentatricopeptide repeat-containing protein At4g21065-like translates to MPFVTYRYQALKESLAAAITSSPHAADPRRPHALAVVSGLAANGYLASLLVARYARLGDPDAARGVFDAAATAASSSSSSSPSATPPKPLLYNAMLRGYLALGLPREAAALLRAMLASGSCAPDRHTYHLAATACAFAPDLDLGRRGVRARGVRPPGGHRAHQDARRGRGHGRRAQGRLAEAVEMFGMMRSVDGARPTEPTLVSLVSGYAGFGSWKGRGMMHAAVIKSGFQHSLFVSNALLEMYAELGCLGEALLVFRQMKVKDSVTWSSMIGGLVRNSKPEYAVKLFHWMLLSICRDIQSYGSVHTVASESITCFGVSRYQADVLCDCTKHCKKL
- the LOC136485292 gene encoding beta-carotene isomerase D27, chloroplastic-like; translated protein: MEVATCSMFLAHAHGVGVLPPPAAAARSVTKQSYTYTRRKRLATVRAVMARPQEVVAAPAPAPAPPARPAVPPPPARERTAPLPPAPATTTTTYRDNWFDKLAIGYLSRNLQEASGMKNGKDGYEGLIEAALAISALFRVDQQWETVASALERAFPSYILTMIKVMMPPSRFSREYFAAFTTIFFPWLVGPCEVRESEVDGRKEKNVVYIPRCRFLESTNCVGMCTNLCKIPCQKFIQDSLGTAVYMSPNFEDMSCEMIFGQQPPEDDPALKQPCFRTKCIAKQNRQVNCSI